A segment of the Candidatus Microthrix subdominans genome:
GTGGCCTGGGAGATGCAGAGCTGCTCGGAGGCGATGTGGGCGCTGTCGTTCCAGATCCCGTTCCAGCAGCAGCTGGTGGCGGGTGCCGGCGGCTACTTCGCCCCCTACATCCGCAACTACATCGCCCGGTCGGGTGCGCCCGACGATATTGGCATCCAGGTGGCGGTGAAGGACCGGCTGAACGCGCTGCGCAACCCGTATGCGCACCTGCACGAGCCGGAGATCACCTACGACTCGGTGCGCGAGTCGCTGATGTTGTGGGATCCGATCCGCTATTCGGAGACGTGTCCGTCGTCCGATGGTGCGTTTGCGATGGTGCTCGGTGATGAAGCGACCGCTGATGCGGCGGCGGCTGAGGGGCGTCAGCCGGCGTGGATTCAGGGGATGGCCTTGCGTTCGGAGCCGGCAATGGCGGCCGGGCGTGATCAGGTGAACCCGCAGGCCGGGCGTGATTGTGTGGCCGACGTGTACGCCCAGGCTGGGATCACGAACCCGATCGAGGAGATTGACGCGGTTGAGTGTTACGTGCCGTTTAGTTGGTATGAGCCGATGTGGATGGAGAACCTGGGGTTTGCTGAGGTGGGGGAGGGTTGGAAGCTGACCGAGTCGGGTGCGACCGGCCCGGATGGGAAGTTGCCGGTGAACTGTTCGGGTGGGGTGTTGTCGTCCAATCCGATTGGTGCGTCGGGGATGATCCGTTTTGGTGAGGCGGCGATGCAGGTGCGGGGCATGGCCGGTGATCATCAGGTTGATGGTGTGCGCCGGGCGCTGGGTCACGCCTACGGCGGTGCGACACAGTTCTTTGCGATGTGGGTGGTCGGCACCGACAAACCCTGACGGCGCAGCGGCACC
Coding sequences within it:
- a CDS encoding thiolase domain-containing protein, giving the protein MSSNRVAVVGTGQTKYASTRGDVSLAGLLREAVFRALEDAHMTMADIDAIVVGKAPDFFEGVMVPEYALADAIGAVGKPLLRVHTAGSVGGSTAIVAANHIESGVARRVLTVAWEMQSCSEAMWALSFQIPFQQQLVAGAGGYFAPYIRNYIARSGAPDDIGIQVAVKDRLNALRNPYAHLHEPEITYDSVRESLMLWDPIRYSETCPSSDGAFAMVLGDEATADAAAAEGRQPAWIQGMALRSEPAMAAGRDQVNPQAGRDCVADVYAQAGITNPIEEIDAVECYVPFSWYEPMWMENLGFAEVGEGWKLTESGATGPDGKLPVNCSGGVLSSNPIGASGMIRFGEAAMQVRGMAGDHQVDGVRRALGHAYGGATQFFAMWVVGTDKP